The DNA segment CCCGCTCATTAATCCTAATAAAATCGTGGTAAAGACACTAATCATCGCCACCATAGCATTACTGTTAAATAGCGCACTTGCAAAAACTACAAAACTAATGACAAAAATAAACCAAAGTGTATAAATAAAAAAACCTTCAATCAAAGCATAAATCTCTAAACTTCCAAATAAAAAGTACGTATAATAAGCAGCTAATACATAACCTAAAAGTAGTGAACCTAAGCCAACAATGCACTGCATTAGCCACTTAGATAATACATATTCCGTAGCTGTCATTGGTCTACTCATAATAAAAGCTAGCATCCCTTTTGATCTGTCACTTTGAATACAAGCCATTGCAACTACAATAATAATGATAATTCCAATTTGATCAAACTGAGATCCAATTGTTTGAGTCATTACTTCTTGTGCGGATTGATTTCCCATTAAAGCGACTACTTGCTCTGTCTCTGCACCCGTTCCAACTGCTTTAAGAATCTCTGGTAAAAAGTAAACCATTAGTGGTTGAGTAAGTCCGAGAAGGGCAAATACAATTGGAAGCCAGATAATTTTCAAACTTCTTCTTTGTTCTAACCATTCTTTTCCAAGCAAAGCGCTAAGATGTGTCATTTACTCACCTTCTCCATAAAAATTTCTTCTAGACTACGATGTCTTGCTTCTACGCGAATAAGCTCGCCGTCTATTTTCATTAAAGTCTCTAAGATAACATTAGCTCCAGCTTTTTTGTCTAAGGCATGCACTTGATAAACCCTTCCTCTTTTGTCCACTTTTTCGATGTATTTGCTTTGTAACAGAGTTTCTTGCCAAACTTCAGTAGCACCAATGAATTCCACATCAAAAACAGATGAATGTTCCTCTTTCATTAGTTGGTCTATAGTTTGATCAGCAATTAATTCTCCATTTTTAATAATTGCTATTCGATCACAAATTTCTTCCGCATCCTTTAAAATATGAGTGGAAAATAAAATGGTCATTTCTTTTTTTAATTTTTCTAGTAAAGCAATAATTTCTCTACGGCCTATAGGATCGAGAGCGGATACAGGTTCATCTAAAACAAGTAGTTCTGGACGATGCAAAATTGCCTGCGCGATACCAAGACGTTGCCGCATCCCGCCTGAATATGTGCTGATTTTTTTATTAATGCTACCTGATAATCCGACTAATTGTAGAACTTCTGTGATTCGACTTTCTAGCTCTTTTTTTCCCATATTAGATAGTTTCCCCATAAAACGGAGGCACTCTGCTGCACTCATCCATCCATAAAATTGTGGATATTGAGGTAAAAAGCCAATTTTTTCACGAACAGTTTTTGCATTATGCCCGTCCAGAGTTATTTCACCTTCATCTTGTGATAAGATTTGGACTATCATGTTAATCATAGTCGTTTTGCCTGCACCATTTGATCCAATTAAAGCTACACATTCCTTCTCATTTAAAGTAAGATTGATTCCTTTAACAGCCCATTTTCCATTATATTTTTTCTTTAAATCGTGAATTTCTAATTTCCCATTCATACTTCATCCTCTTTTCGACCAAAAATCAAATAAATTACCGGTCCAAAAATATTAATAAAAATAATAACAAGTAACCAAATAATGGGATTTTTACGAGTTTGCCAATTTCTTGCTAGATCAATAATTGCAGTTAAAAGTAACGCTAAATAAAGGATAATTACAGGTATGATTAATGCTATTTGCGTTCTGTCCAATACTATCACCTCAGATTTTTGTTATACTTATTGTATAACAGTTATAATAATAAAGCAATATAAAAAAGCACATTTCACTCTAATTAAAAGTAAAATGTGCTTTTTATTAATTTCCAATCGAATCAATTAAATTTCCAATTCCATCTGAAACCTTACCGCCAAATTCTTTCACTTTATCGGCACCTTTTTTAATGGTTTTACCGGCTTCATCTGCTTTATCTTTCACACCACTCCAAAAATCACTACCGCTACTTTCTGACTCTTCTTCTTGTTTTTTCTCAGCAGTTTCTTGGGCAGCGCTTTTTGTACCAAAGTCTGCGGATTTCTGATAACGCAAGCCACTGTTCATGACATAATGCGCTAAACTCGAAACCCCAGCTGAACTTGTTGTAGTAAGGTAATGGTCTCTATCTGTTTTATCAAATCCCATCCATACTGCACCAACTAAATTAGGAGTATAGCCAACAAACCATTGATCTTTCGTACCACTTGTATCATCAAACGGAACTTGAGTTGAACCAGTTTTTCCAGCCATTTCGTGTCCAGATACTGCTGCACTGCGCCCGGTTCCCGTGTTAATGACATCAAGTAGCATAGATGTCATTTCATTTGATACATCTTTTGAGATGATTTGTTTTGTTTTTGGTACTTTTTCGTAAACAGTATTTCCTGATGGATCAACAATTTTTGTAATAATATGTGATTCTGGTTTTGCACCGGTATTGGCAAATGTGGAATACGCTGTGGCCATTTCGACCGGCGATGCACCTTTACTCATACCACCAAGTGCAAGTCCAAGTGTTTGGTCTTTTTCCGGTACTTCTATACCAAACTTCTCAACTGATTTGACTCCTTTATCAATACCAATCTGATCAAGTAGCCATACCGCTGGTGCATTAATAGAGTTTGCAACAGCTTTATACATTGGAACTTCGCCGTTATAAATTCCACCTACGTTTGTTGGCGTATAATTGCCTTTGTAAGTGACTTTTTCATCTTTTAACATGGAATCCACATCATAACCTGATTGAAGTGCTGGTGTATAAACAGCTAGTGGCTTCATAGTCGAACCTGGCTGAGCTTTCATTTGAGTTGCTCTATTAAAGCCTCGGAAAACATGTTCCCCGCGTCCGCCAACAAGTGCTCTAATACCACCAGTTGCAGGATCCATCAAAACAGCTCCTGATTGAACGAGCGTGCCATCGTTTGCGTTTCTCGGGAATAAAGCATCATTGTCGTATACTTTTTCTAAAGAAGTTTGATAATTTTGGTCTAATTCCGTATAAATTTTATAACCTTTTTGCATAATTTCATCCTGGGTAATATCAGCTTCATTTACTGCTTCGTTAATAACTGCATCCACATACCAAGGATATTTATTTGCTAGCGGATCTTTTGATTGATCATTTAAAGCTATTTTAGTTGCTTTGTACTTTTCGCCTTCTGCTTTCGTTATATCCCCTGTTTCCACCATTGCATTTAGAACCATATTACGACGATTAGTAGCTTTATCAATGTGTTCATAAGGATCATATGCGCTTGGAGCTTGGAGTAACCCAGCAATAGTTGCCGCTTCAGGAACATTTAAATCTTTAGCTGACTTACCAAAATATTTTAATGAGGCATTTTCCACACCCCATTCACCGTTCCCAAAATAAGAGCGGTTTAGGTACATTTCCATAATTTCATCTTTGGAATACGTTTTTTCAATTTCTCGAGCCATAAAAATCTCTTTTGCTTTTCTCGTAAAAGTCTGCTCTTGGGTTAGTAAGGCATTTTTAGCAAGTTGTTGTGTGATTGTACTACCACCGCCAGAAATCCCCCCATTTGTAACCAAATTAACCCCGGCACGAGCAATTCCTTTCAAGTCAAAACCTTTGTGTTCATAAAAACGTCTATCCTCAATGGATACTACTGCGTTTTGTAGATTTTTAGAGATTTTATCAATTGATACAAAAGTGGCATCAGTAGAAGACAATTCACCTGCTTTATCTCCGTCTTTATCGTAAATAATAGTTGCTGATTCTAGACCTTTTTTCAAAGCATCGATATCTGCAGATTTTGCCACTATTACAAGATAAATAATAAAACTTAATAAAAATAAAAGTCCAGCTAATAGGAAAATCTTGCCGATGTGCTTATTCTTCCAGAAACGTCTGAATTTGCGCCATCCTATACCAATCCATTTACCAATGAAACCAAATAATAATTTAATGTATTTAATGAGTGCTTGTTTTAAATTGTCCATGTAACTCTCCTATCTTTCTACACGGTATTAAAGAAAACTGCAAACACAGTTATACACGTATTTTACGTTAAAAATCAACTTTGCACCACCAACTTTAGACCGATTTTTGTAATAATTTTGTAATAATCCATATTTCCTACATAATTTAACTTCTTTTTTACAATTTCTTCATTTTATGTTTCTAGTAGTTTAAAAAGGGTACATATTAATGTTACCATCTCTTGTAACATTTGGTAATAAGAATCAGTTATATACTATGTACAACAAGTAATGGCAACACGTTTTACATGGGTTTATTAATAAGCCAGAAAGGATTTGGAATATGACGCAAAAGCTAATTTATTTTTTATCACAAACGCATATTCGAAGTGCCATTGCTGAAGCTTGGGCGAAGAAACTTTCACTTAGCAATGTCAAATTCATTAGCGGATCTTGGCATAAATCAAAAGCAACTCCATTTATTGCTGAAGCGTTAAATGAATTTGCAATTGAACCACCTGAAAGCTTATCTTATTCTCCTAGCTCAAAACTACTGGCAGAGGCTGATCTCATTGTTACAATTTATGATTCAGCACACGAAGCAGCACCACGTTTCCCAGCTAATATACAAGATAAAATTATTTATTGGGACATTGATGATCCAGAACAAGAAATAGCGTTACCAAAAAAATGGGCTTGTTATCAAGAAGTCTGTGATAATATTGCCTTATCCGTAAAAAAATTAGAGCATGTATTGATAGAAGCTTAATTTTGTTGTCCCGCCACTCGTAGGCGGGACTTTTATGTTAAGGAAA comes from the Listeria welshimeri serovar 6b str. SLCC5334 genome and includes:
- a CDS encoding low molecular weight phosphatase family protein; amino-acid sequence: MTQKLIYFLSQTHIRSAIAEAWAKKLSLSNVKFISGSWHKSKATPFIAEALNEFAIEPPESLSYSPSSKLLAEADLIVTIYDSAHEAAPRFPANIQDKIIYWDIDDPEQEIALPKKWACYQEVCDNIALSVKKLEHVLIEA
- a CDS encoding penicillin-binding protein 1A, with the protein product MDNLKQALIKYIKLLFGFIGKWIGIGWRKFRRFWKNKHIGKIFLLAGLLFLLSFIIYLVIVAKSADIDALKKGLESATIIYDKDGDKAGELSSTDATFVSIDKISKNLQNAVVSIEDRRFYEHKGFDLKGIARAGVNLVTNGGISGGGSTITQQLAKNALLTQEQTFTRKAKEIFMAREIEKTYSKDEIMEMYLNRSYFGNGEWGVENASLKYFGKSAKDLNVPEAATIAGLLQAPSAYDPYEHIDKATNRRNMVLNAMVETGDITKAEGEKYKATKIALNDQSKDPLANKYPWYVDAVINEAVNEADITQDEIMQKGYKIYTELDQNYQTSLEKVYDNDALFPRNANDGTLVQSGAVLMDPATGGIRALVGGRGEHVFRGFNRATQMKAQPGSTMKPLAVYTPALQSGYDVDSMLKDEKVTYKGNYTPTNVGGIYNGEVPMYKAVANSINAPAVWLLDQIGIDKGVKSVEKFGIEVPEKDQTLGLALGGMSKGASPVEMATAYSTFANTGAKPESHIITKIVDPSGNTVYEKVPKTKQIISKDVSNEMTSMLLDVINTGTGRSAAVSGHEMAGKTGSTQVPFDDTSGTKDQWFVGYTPNLVGAVWMGFDKTDRDHYLTTTSSAGVSSLAHYVMNSGLRYQKSADFGTKSAAQETAEKKQEEESESSGSDFWSGVKDKADEAGKTIKKGADKVKEFGGKVSDGIGNLIDSIGN
- a CDS encoding PLDc N-terminal domain-containing protein: MDRTQIALIIPVIILYLALLLTAIIDLARNWQTRKNPIIWLLVIIFINIFGPVIYLIFGRKEDEV
- a CDS encoding ABC transporter permease, whose protein sequence is MTHLSALLGKEWLEQRRSLKIIWLPIVFALLGLTQPLMVYFLPEILKAVGTGAETEQVVALMGNQSAQEVMTQTIGSQFDQIGIIIIIVVAMACIQSDRSKGMLAFIMSRPMTATEYVLSKWLMQCIVGLGSLLLGYVLAAYYTYFLFGSLEIYALIEGFFIYTLWFIFVISFVVFASALFNSNAMVAMISVFTTILLGLMSGFGGWIQMFNPAYLSKNATMLIMSAKTMDYFIPTLFITIIWIVLFITFTIIIIKIKPLQKGE
- a CDS encoding ATP-binding cassette domain-containing protein encodes the protein MNGKLEIHDLKKKYNGKWAVKGINLTLNEKECVALIGSNGAGKTTMINMIVQILSQDEGEITLDGHNAKTVREKIGFLPQYPQFYGWMSAAECLRFMGKLSNMGKKELESRITEVLQLVGLSGSINKKISTYSGGMRQRLGIAQAILHRPELLVLDEPVSALDPIGRREIIALLEKLKKEMTILFSTHILKDAEEICDRIAIIKNGELIADQTIDQLMKEEHSSVFDVEFIGATEVWQETLLQSKYIEKVDKRGRVYQVHALDKKAGANVILETLMKIDGELIRVEARHRSLEEIFMEKVSK